The following are encoded together in the Panicum virgatum strain AP13 chromosome 6K, P.virgatum_v5, whole genome shotgun sequence genome:
- the LOC120713266 gene encoding uncharacterized protein LOC120713266 — protein MAGTSMACASACICDNGNHFHGGSERTHDNELVAEPWTGHPPRFNTSFALKRFKHVDSPPIESNTLVVTLPSLLQDVLEVIFGNLEIPDLVRAGSVCCSWRAAYDTLRDLRRYKQSQTPYLFYTSESTCDNLACLYSRVEKRVYKLTLPERPIRTRFLVGSSNGWLITADEGSELLLVNPFTSDQIALPSVVTIEHVKPIFDDSGTIHKFELSYFIGEKDDTAPEIYARNDLREELYFKAFVFPDLSTGSYIVVLIHYPYYQLSFARAGNDKWTWLPPNAGYRNCMYVNGVLYALNTKLGEIDAFDLSGSSVTRKIIVTEVKDYVYESMYIIPAPWGGLLQVWRVVDVPRHEVGDDPSIHGPATHVNYITQKILVYKVDMAAKELVKINSLPHHLLFLGHNQSLCLGAEEHPQLKANHVYFTDDRKELILSYKDVNRDIGVLSLENRQRKEIMSKIWSDLLCPAWIVPNLTKMNFSFAK, from the exons AACTAGTAGCAGAACCATGGACAGGGCACCCCCCTCGATTCAACACTAGCTTCGCCCTAAAGAGATTCAAGCATGTTGATTCACCACCGATCGAATCGAACACTCTGGTGGTCACATTGCCGAGTCTACTGCAGGATGTTTTGGAGGTTATCTTTGGTAACCTTGAGATTCCTGATCTTGTACGTGCCGGTTCTGTCTGTTGCTCTTGGCGAGCCGCCTATGATACCCTGCGTGACCTCAGGAGGTACAAACAGTCGCAAACGCCTTACCTATTCTACACCTCGGAATCTACTTGTGACAATCTTGCCTGTCTCTATAGTCGTGTGGAAAAGAGGGTGTACAAGTTAACTCTCCCAGAGCGACCGATCCGTACTAGATTTTTGGTCGGGTCCTCAAATGGATGGCTGATCACTGCAGATGAGGGATCTGAGCTTCTACTTGTCAATCCATTCACTAGCGACCAGATCGCACTCCCTTCAGTGGTCACGATTGAGCATGTAAAACCCATCTTTGATGACTCAGGTACAATCCACAAGTTTGAGTTATCATACTTCATTGGAGAGAAGGATGACACGGCACCTGAGATATATGCTCGAAATGATCTCCGTGAAGAGCTCTACTTCAAGGCATTTGTGTTCCCTGATCTGTCTACTGGCAGCTACATTGTGGTGCTCATCCACTATCCGTACTATCAACTTTCATTTGCACGAGCAGGAAATGATAAGTGGACCTGGCTACCACCCAATGCAGGATACAGAAATTGCATGTACGTCAATGGTGTATTGTATGCATTGA acaCTAAGCTGGGAGAAATTGATGCCTTTGATCTCAGTGGCTCTTCTGTCACAAGGAAGATTATTGTGACGGAGGTAAAGGATTATGTTTACGAGAGCATGTACATCATTCCGGCTCCTTGGGGTGGTCTGCTGCAAGTTTGGAGGGTAGTAGATGTTCCAAGGCATGAGGTTGGGGACGACCCATCAATA CATGGCCCTGCAACACACGTGAATTATATTACCCAGAAAATCCTAGTGTATAAAGTGGATATGGCTGCCAAAGAGCTAGTGAAAATTAACAGCTTACCACACCATTTGTTGTTTCTTGGGCATAATCAGTCACTTTGTCTTGGTGCTGAAGAACACCCACAATTGAAGGCAAATCATGTCTACTTTACCGATGATCGCAAGGAACTGATTTTGTCATATAAGGATGTCAATCGTGATATAGGAGTTCTCAGCTTGGAAAATCGCCAGAGGAAAGAAATTATGTCTAAGATTTGGTCCGACTTGCTGTGCCCAGCATGGATAGTACCCAATCTTACAAAGATGAATTTTTCATTTGCTAAATAA